A single window of Oenanthe melanoleuca isolate GR-GAL-2019-014 unplaced genomic scaffold, OMel1.0 S001, whole genome shotgun sequence DNA harbors:
- the LOC130266064 gene encoding olfactory receptor 14J1-like: MSNSSSISHFLLLPLADTRQLQLLHFCLFLGISLAALLGNGLIISAVACGHHLHTPMFFFLLNLALSDLGCICTTVPKAMHNSLWDTRNISYAGCVAQLLTFAFFISAEYFLLTVMCYDRYVSICKPLHYGTLLGSRACAHMAAAAWASGFLTALLHTANTFSLPLCHGNALGQFFCKIPHILKLSCSHSYLRKFGASAFTTSLVLGCFVFIIFSYVQIFRAVLMIPSEQGRHKAFSTCLPHLAVLSLFISSAVFSYLKPSSISSPSLYLSLSVLYSVVPPALNPRIYSLRNQELKGASRKLMTLYFQKH; the protein is encoded by the coding sequence atgtccaacagcagctccatcagccacttcctcctgctgccattggcagacacgcggcagctgcagctcctgcacttctgcctcttcctgggcatctccctggctgccctcctgggcaacggcctcatcatcagcgccgtagcctgcggccaccacctgcacacccccatgttcttcttcctgctcaacctggccctcagcgacctgggctgcatctgcaccactgtccccaaagccatgcacaattccctctgggacaccaggaacatctcctatgCAGGATGTGTTGCACAACTAttgacttttgcttttttcatttcagcgGAATATTTCCTCCTGACCGtgatgtgctacgaccgctacgtgtccatctgcaaacccctgcactacgggaccctcctgggcagcagagcttgtgcccacatggcagcagctgcctgggccagtggctttctcactgctctgctgcacacagccaatacattttccctgcccctgtgccatggcaatgccctgggccagttcttctgtaAAATCCCCCAtatcctcaagctctcctgctcacactcctaCCTCAGGAAATTTGGGGCTTCTGCTTTTACTACCTCCTTAGTACTTGGTTGTTTtgtattcattattttctcctatgtgcagatcttcagggcagtgctgatgatcccctctgagcagggacggcacaaagccttttccacctgcctccctcacctggctgtgctctccctgtttATCAGCAGTGCAGTATTTTCCTACCTGAAgccctcctccatctcctccccatctctgtatctgtccctgtcagttctgtactcagtggtgcctccagcctTGAATCCCCgcatctacagcctgaggaaccaggagctcaaaggAGCCTCGAGAAAACTGATGACTCtctattttcagaagcattaa